Part of the Lagenorhynchus albirostris chromosome 19, mLagAlb1.1, whole genome shotgun sequence genome, AAACAGCCCcaccacaaagaattatccagctccTGAATGCCAACAGTGAAGGTTGAAAAGTCCTGCCGGAGGCATAGGGCCAGTTGGTGGAGTGGAATTGTAAGCACTGCTATGGATGCAATATCAGCTGAGCATTGGAACATTAAAGAAGTATGTgtgttcacaaaaataaactcaatggattagagacctaaatgtaagaccagacactataaaactcttagaggaaaacataggaagaacactctttgacatagatcacagcaagatcttttttgatccacctcttatagtaatggaaataaaaacaaaaataaacaaatgggacctaatgaaacttaaaagcttttgcaaagcaaaggaaaccataaacaagatgaaaagacaaccctcagaatgggagaaaatatttgcaaatgaattgaaggacaaaggattaatgttcaaaatatataaacagcttgcagctcaatattaaaaaaacaaacaacccaatccaaaaatgggcagaagacctaaatagacatttctccaaagaggacctacagatggccaagaagcacatgaaaagctgctgagcATCActaattttagagaaatgcaaatcaaaactacaatgaggtatcacctcacatagttagaatgggcatcatcagaaaatctacaaacaacaaatgctggagacggtgtggagaaaagggaaccctcttgcactgttggtgggaatgtaaattgatacagccactatggagaacagtatggaggttcctcaaaaaactaaaaatagaattaccatatgacccagcaatcccactactgggcatatacccagagaaaaccataattcaaaaagacagtatggaggttcctcaaaaaactaaaaatagaattaccatatgacccagcaatcccactactgggcatatacccagagaaaaccataattcaaaaagacaccatgcacctcaatgttcattgcagcactatttacaataggcaggtcgtggaagcaacctaaatgcccgtcgacagatgaatgggcattcatgaataaagaaaatgtggtacatatatacaatggaatattagccataaaaaggaacgaaattgggtcatttgtagagacgtggatggatctagagactgtcatacagagtgaagtaagtcaaaaagagaaaaacaaataccgtatattaacgcatatatgtggaacctagaaaaatggtacagatgaaccggtttgcagggcagaaatagagacacagatgtagagaacaaacgtatggacaccaaggggggaaagcggcagagggtggtggtgggatgaattaggagattgggattgacatatatacactaataaaatatatatataatagataactaataagtataaaatagataactaataacctgctatataaaaaataaataaaattcaaaaaaaaagtatgtgtgttCAGAACGTACAATACCCAGAATGACGCTGATGTAAACACTTTAAGTGATTATGACATGTCGGCGTagtttcatcatttgtaacaAATGTCCACACTCTGGGGATGCTGAtcctgggggaggctgtgcatctgtggtgggggggagggggcacatgggtaatctctgtaccttcctctcaattttgctatgaactttaaactgctctaaaaaattgtcttaaaaaaaaaaagtacatgcgTTGTTTATAAAGAATGTGTTAGTAAAGTTGAATTCTCATAGtcttatgtaaaataattttttttcttaatctctttaGGATTTTTACTATAAACAACTTTTGAAATGTACAAATTGAaattcatttagattttttttaaatttcacactaCAAAAGCCAGCATCCAGAGGAGGTCTGATCGCAaatctgcaacaaaaagaactgTTCACATTTTGAGTGTCTGGTAATATTTACAGTCAAGTTAACTGCACTAAAATGACAGAATTAGGAGGGACCCTAGGTATTAATCCCCTCATTTTATAGGGCAGAGTCAACAATGTCCAGGGGGAAAGCtgggctattaaaaaaaaaaatcctagttcTCAGCTCTTAGGAAAAACGATGATGGTGCTAGTTTTACTTGTTGCACTGGAGTTATCCTAAGACTGTGTTCAGGAAGATATACAATAGTTTTGATCTGAGAGATTAAACTGGAAAAGTACATTTTTTGCTACAACACTTCAAGGTGACACAAAATCAGTATGAGAGGCATGGTATAAATCTGCAGAGCAATGGTGTTTAGACTGGTGCAGTGGAAATTCAAGCAAAACAGGATGAGGAAAAGGGCCAGGGAATGAAGATGGCCCATGGATTAACAGGAGTCCCAAGCAAGGACCCTAAGTCGACAAGTTAGGAAGCTGAGTtctgaggacttttttttttttttttttttttttttttttgcggtacgcgggcctctcactgctgtggcctctcccgttgcagagcacaggctccggacgcgcaggcccagcggccacggctcacgggcccagccgctccgcggcatgtgggatctccccagaccggggcacgaacccgcgtcccctgcatcagcaggcggactctcaaccactgctccaccagggaagccctctgaggaCTTTTAAAGAGTGAAGACCCATCAAACTCCAAATGACAACTGGCCATGCCCACAGGATTTCTAGGTGATTTTGAACAGCTATTCATTAAAGGGAAATGATCCAGCTATTTGTATTTGATCTGATCACCACATTCAGGAAGACCACAGATCAAACCTCTGTTTGATTTGTTTTACATACATTACCTCCTCGTCTTTACCACATCCTATGTCAAATTGTTCCCATCTTACAGGAAGGAATGACATTCTGAAGGCTTCCTTCCTGCCTTATGTGATACTTTCCACCCAGTGCTCCAGCTGTTCCCTCACCTTGGAGATAAGTTGGCACCTTCAGACGCCCAAGGTGCACACCAGCCCTGACTAAACACAAGCTCTCTGTTGATTGGATTCTCCTTGGGTCACAGGAGAAAATGATCCCTGACCCTCATGAATTTGCTCAGGATAAAAAGAGATAATACCCAGAAGAGGCTTTGaactcttagaacagtgccttgcCAATTCAAGTGGAATTATTGTATCATGTGACCGGCTAGTGGAGCTCGGGTCAGAGTTTAGCCTGGGCATCAAGCGCACAGCACTGAATCTCTCCTGGCTCCAGTGCCCCAGTTAGCCTGGCAGACAGTGGGAGAGTGTTGCCCGTGGTACCAGGGACCACCCTCATCTGCCCTCAGTCACAGCCACAGGAGCCCGTTTCTTCCCCATCTGACTTTTCCGTAGCCCCTAAACTGCAGCACTAAGGCTGCACTGGACCCAAGCCCAGACACCCAAAAAGTCCCAGATGCGGGACTCCAACTGTGCAGCTCGGCCTGCTTGGCCAGCTGGGGGAGCCCGCAGGGAGACGGGCTGGGGCTCCCGTGCTTCGGGAGAGGTTGAAAGCAAATTTGATTCTGGGCTCAAGTCATAGCATGGTCCTGGAAGTACAGGTAAATTTCACAATAGGGGGCAAAGTCCAGAATAAAAAGAACATAGCTAAAAATTAGGGAAAGTctccctgagtagccaaagcccTACATACTTGTCCAAATGTCTCCGGGTCTTATTCTTAGTCTTCCCCTTGGCCTTGTCCCTCGTCTCTCTGTCAGATCTATACTCTTTCCGAGGTTTCCAGCCCCTATGGCCCTGCCCTTGCCCAGGAGCATCCCCACACCTCAGCCTGGCCTCACCCAGTAGTTGACCTCAGGCCCTGCAGGAGCCCTCTGTCGGGTGCTGCCACAGTTCCACTCggtgatttttttaatttcaaaaaagaatagGGGTTTGGAAAGCTTTACTAATGAGACAGCCAAACATAACAGAATGAGGGGTGAAACACAGAGCCCTCCATGCTTGGTTTGGGGAGGACTAGAGGAACCAAAACCTAACTGAGATCATCACCTGGAGGTAGGAAGAGGGCCACTGGCACTGAATTGTAACATGCTTAACTCCTTAAAATGGCAGGATTTTTGTTAGTGACCTAGAACCCTAAGGGGGGGCTGCATTCTAGTAAACATTTAGCCTTTATCTAAACTTGGACATCAAAGACCAGTTCGGATGTCCTGATTTAATCTGAATAGAAATTGGGACAAGGCCTAGAGTGACTATCCACAGAGAAACAATTTAAACCACGGCTAACACAGATAAGATATCAGAGGGCCTTTAACAGGTACTTGAATAATTACCTAAAGAAAAAGATGCCAAATGCAAAGCATTCTTATCTATTCACAGAGGGATCTTCTAGTCAACATTTTGTTGACCAAATTATTTGCtcaaaaaagatactacaaaccTTTAAATTTGGCCCTTCCCTTGTTCAAACTGGCTCTCCTCAATTCTAAATTATTATATGTTTACCCCCAAAGCTATAGAATTTATAACCCTTATCTCAACAAATgagtttttcttaagaaaaaaaaacattatgttgTAACTTGGATCAGTTCAAACTGCCTCAAGATCTCAACAGGTAAGTACATCTGGGCTGAGCAGGTGGGCTTTGTCCCTCATACTGGTGGATACTTTTTCCCTCCCAATCAAACACTTAAGACTGCTTTACATAGTGAGCTTATTCATTATTCTGCAGATTATAAAGAGGGGCTTGAAAAACCACTGACTTAGGTGGGCAGGCTGCCAGAGCTGGAGGGTCCTCAAACAGTACTGGGTCCAAGACCCCCACTGTCCAGACACAGTGGGAAATCAGGGCCTCTTCTTGGGGATGAATCCAGATGGTTTCTtcattcagagaagaaagaatgagTAGAACCTGTTAACTGCTTCTAGACTATAAAGTGTATGACCTCAAAAGGCAAAATACGCCTTTCAGTGACGGTTGTACTATAGTCactcctgcatttctggtgttttgtAAAgacaaaccaacaaaacaaaaccaaaaaacctaaaCTTAGACAAGACATCACAAAGACCAGTTATGGAAAGCAGATGTTTACAAATACAGTCATATATTCTGTCTGCCCATCATTTAGGAGACGGAAAGCCTAGAGTTCAAGTACAACCTACCTTAAGCACATGCCAACTATGTAATTACAGAGCGGCTAAATGGTTATGCATATTACAGAATGGTTCTTCAGAGCATTTCTCTACATAGCATTGTCacttcacatttaaaatataactaattTACAAAAGTTTAATTTATATACAACTTCAGGAAATACGCACTCGGGTAAAATGAGGGGagaggaaagatggaagaaggaagaaagtcaCAGCCCCATTCCATACTTGTCTGTTTGGGGTTGTCGAGTTCCCAAATAGTAGTTATAAGGTAAGACTGGAGGAAGCATGTGTGCTGATAATAATCACAgcgacatttaaaaaaaaaattattcttaaccTGCCTCCCAAGATGAATTTTGTAGAATGGTAAGAAAAACTTCCCAGACACAGAGACCAGCATGAGGctataatatatgaaatatatgaaatgtGCGACAAGCATGAGGCTATAATATATGAAATCTGGGGCATATAGGAAACAAGGGATACCGTACATCCATGGATATAATATAAGGATACACCACCTGGGACAGAGGATATTCATTTGGACACAGGCTGGAATTTTTCTCTTATAACATTGTTTCTATTAAAGCAGATCTTTGTTGCAAGAGAAAATGCGGCAACAGACAGACATCTGCCAGGTTCAAAAGATCAAGAAACGATGTGGTCTACACATGCCCAGTACCCTTGGCTTAAGGCACTGGGGTTGAGGGGGCAGGAGCCCCTGCAGGTTGGCTCAGGGCTGGCATGGGGGCATCCCTGAGGGAGGCCCTTCAGATTCCCCACCATCCACTTGTCTTCCAGTGCAGAGATAAGTCAGGCAGAGGCTGAGACTGGCATTACCAGTTTGCGTTTTGTAAACGGCTAAGCAATAGAAGCAGGTAACACATAAATATCGGGGCTTTGAGAGCACATCAAAACCCGTACAATGAGGTTCAATTTCCCCTGATTATACTACAAAAAAGCaccaggggagagggggagagaaaagTGTACGAGAAGACAAGGAGGAGGATGAGGAAGAGACTGGggttggggcaggagggagagagcgAAGAGAAGATGAACAACTTTCAGACGGTGCTTATTCCCAGGGAATTACATCATGGCAACTCAGAGGAGTCTGTGAGTGGGAACGGCCATAACAACTCTGCTCACCGTGAGGGACGGCAAGAGAGGTCTTGAGAACACTTTGGTCTCCAGCGTTTGGGGCCTGTTTTCTGGCTTGGCCGCTGTGAGAACGCGGTGTGGGGTTTTCATGGGAGGTCTCGGCTCCCTGGCTTTGAATTTGGCTTTGTAGGTCTGCGCTCCTTGTTTCTCCACAAGCTGCAGGGTGGCGAGATAGCGAACACTCTTGTGGTGGGGAGGGCACACCAGGTGTTTTTCAGGCAGGAGGGACCAGGGCAGGCAGCAGGGCTCGGGACCGGCCAGCAGGGATGTCCGGGCCGCCGGGGTGGGGAAAGGCTGCGTTTCCTTCACCTTGTGGTGCTTGGCCAGCTCAATGGGCCTCTTTTCACCTGTCCTGTCAACTGTTTTCACCCCATATGCACAAGCCACTTGCTCATCCTTCGCCACGCTCAGCCCCTTCTCTTCCTGCTGCAAGAAAAAGTTCTGACTCTTCTTACCTGGCACATCCAAGCCATTTGGGGGTGAAGACTTCAGGGCAGGTAGAACTAAATGGGCCTTGGAAGTCAAGGAGTCTGCCACGGAGGCACTTCCGTCAGCGCCTCCGCTGGGGCTTCCGGGGTCGTTGCCCCTCACAGCCTCGGGAGTGGCCCAGTCTTCCAGGCACCAAATAAACTCttttatttgcagactttttttctctccctgactGTAAGTGGGAAAGCAGATCCTGTTAACTTCCCGGTAGGCAGTGTTGGGGCCTGGCGGGGGGCCCGGAGTCTGGAAGAGGCTGCCTCCATCCTTCTCCGGCCCTGCCTCAGCCGGAGCTGAAGCGCCCGACTCCAACTTCCCGGCCTCCGACTGAAGCCTGGCCTCCAGGCTCCCTTGGGAGAGGCTGACACAGAGTAAGCAGCTGCTGGCACTTTCTCCCATCTTCGCCTTTTTAAGCTTCTTCCTGGGCCAGATGCAGGCAGTTGGAGAAATCCTTCCCCAGCCTCGGACCTGCAAATAAAACAGCGTGTTACTCTCAGCTGAGCTGCCTAGACTCCAGTTGCCCCTACTTTGGCCCCATTCCCAGTTTGGCTGTCCTATTTAAATcaatatttctctaaaaattgaCTTAAATGTTTTAGTTTTAACTTCTCATGCCTAGTTTAGCCTCATACTAAGCAATAGTATTtgtaacagtatttttaaagacgAAAATACTAAGCGATAGTATCTATAAATGGCCACATTGATGTGCTGACTCTACATTTTTTTAGATGTGCGTTAAAGTAAATtcagaattattaaaataaaatcaaaactgtTTGTTCTTGTCCCCTCTGCCAGCCTTTCTTGTACTGCAGGGTCTGTTTACCACACCCGGGAGACTGCTGCTCGGAGAGGCTGAAGGAAAGGCAGAGGAGCAGAGGCAGACGCAGGGTCAGCAGGGCCCAGGCACACCCATGCCTGCGGCCACACCCGGAGTCCCCTGGCTGACCCTGCCACAGAGGTCACAGGTAAACAGAGCTGTTAGATAAAAACACAAGACCACATTCGGGATATACTTACACTAATTAGGGTTACCGAAAGCCAAGTTCAACTGGGTGccttgtgttttcatttgctaaatctggcaaccttatatggtaaaaaaaaaaaaaaaagcaaaaacagctcCCACGattttactatgttccaggcactgagctGAGGATCTcttggcattcattcatttaatcctcacaggagTGCTACAGTTTAGGTATTCTGATATCCaggttacagaggaggaaactgaggcttaaaataTCCTTACAGCCAACAAGTGCTGGCACATTCAGGAGGTCTGTGCCTCCCCAAGCAGAGGACAAGGAGAGCCTGTGCGGAGCAGCATCGTCTCCTGGGCCTGAAGGTGGGGCCCGCCTCTGGGCCTCCTGCACAAAAACATCCCTTTCCCATCATCCCCTTTTcaccctccacaccctctcaccTCAGGTGTTCAGCTCCCCAAATTCCTGTTAGAAATTCGTAAGTGTCAAGAAAaactcctttttatttattttttattttttaaagggaactttttatttatttatttatttatgtctgtgttgggtcttctttgctgtgcgggctttctttagttgcagcgagcaggggctacactccATTGCGGTgggtgggtttctcattgcaatggattctcttgttgcggagcacggactctaggtacgcaggctcaagtagttgtggcacgagggctcagtagttgtggctcatagggtctagagcgcaggctcagtagttgtggcgcacaggcttagttgctccgtggcaggtgggatcttcccagatcagggctcgaacctgtgtcccctgcattggcaggcggattcttaaccactgggccaccagggaagcctgcagcatcacttttttaaaaagtctagtaAGTGCTATTGGAGTCCGATACTTTCTTATTCCACAGGCCTAGCTCTTCCCAAAGACGTGCTGCTGAAACCTTGAATATGttctcataaaaaaagaaaaacattttctttagcaTAGTGAAGTCCCAGTTCTTGGACGGCTACAAGGCTGCTGCCCAGCACTGCACGCTGAGTCAGCCTGAGCACAtcttccccagcttccccctccctctgcctctgttctGGGAACCCCGTGCCTTCACGTGCTGCAGGGTCGGCACTGAATCTTCAAGAGGACCATGCTGCTTGCCTCACACCTCACTGCTCTTGACCCTGGCTCCCCAGGTGGTTTTCCAGCTTTTACAGAAAAGCAAGGGTCCCAGCCCATTTGCTAATAGGTCCTCAGGCTGACAGCCTCTCTCCAGATGGTGGCTTTGGTGGAGTGAGGCAAGTCGCTtggtccccacctccacccaggcAAGGGGATTTGTCTCCAGGCTGTGTGTGTGGAAAAGGCCAACTCTGGCTTAACGGGATGT contains:
- the C19H16orf46 gene encoding uncharacterized protein C16orf46 homolog isoform X1; the protein is MDLSLKNETELENSENNEIQSTEETELNYTCPDERSEKNHVCCLLNISDITLEQDEEAKEFVIGTGWEEAVRGWGRISPTACIWPRKKLKKAKMGESASSCLLCVSLSQGSLEARLQSEAGKLESGASAPAEAGPEKDGGSLFQTPGPPPGPNTAYREVNRICFPTYSQGEKKSLQIKEFIWCLEDWATPEAVRGNDPGSPSGGADGSASVADSLTSKAHLVLPALKSSPPNGLDVPGKKSQNFFLQQEEKGLSVAKDEQVACAYGVKTVDRTGEKRPIELAKHHKVKETQPFPTPAARTSLLAGPEPCCLPWSLLPEKHLVCPPHHKSVRYLATLQLVEKQGAQTYKAKFKAREPRPPMKTPHRVLTAAKPENRPQTLETKVFSRPLLPSLTVSRVVMAVPTHRLL
- the C19H16orf46 gene encoding uncharacterized protein C16orf46 homolog isoform X2; the protein is MDLSLKNETELENSENNEIQSTEETELNYTCPDERSEKNHVCCLLNISDITLEQDEEAKEFVIGTGWEEAVRGWGRISPTACIWPRKKLKKAKMGESASSCLLCVSLSQGSLEARLQSEAGKLESGASAPAEAGPEKDGGSLFQTPGPPPGPNTAYREVNRICFPTYSQGEKKSLQIKEFIWCLEDWATPEAVRGNDPGSPSGGADGSASVADSLTSKAHLVLPALKSSPPNGLDVPGKKSQNFFLQQEEKGLSVAKDEQVACAYGVKTVDRTGEKRPIELAKHHKVKETQPFPTPAARTSLLAGPEPCCLPWSLLPEKHLVCPPHHKSVRYLATLQLVEKQGAQTYKAKFKAREPRPPMKTPHRVLTAAKPENRPQTLETKVFSRPLLPSLTHRKRKIK